CTTAGGTTTTTTTAGAAGGCTGACTTTTTCTATCCAAATCTTATTTTTTAGAAGGTTTATTTGGGGATCTGTTAAGAATCCTTCTACAAGTGATTTGATGAATCCTTCGTCTGGTGATGATATGTAGAGGCCTATTTCTCCGTTTTCTGCTATTAGATACTTTTTGAGGGGTTTTCTTTTCATGATTTGGAGTTCTGAGAATGTGAAAAATTTGTAGTTTTTTGTTTGGTGTAATTTTGCTGCAAGATCTTTGTCGGCTATTTTGTTGTATATCATGGAGTTTATTGCATAATTGTAGTTGTAGGGTATTTTGATCGGCTCTTCTGCCTTAAATAGTAGGTGTAATCTCATGTGTGTCTTCCCTGTTTTGTTGTTGGTTATGGATAATTGTGTAAACTAATAATATATAAGCTTTTATTCTATAATTATATCGTAAATGATTTATATCATTATATTGTCTTTGTTTGTGGAGGACTTCATTGAAAGATGTGAATATTTTTTTAGTGGGATTGTCTCTTTTTTTGATCTTGAGGGGGGAGTGAGGCGTTAATATTATATTTTAGTGTTTTTAGAGTGTAGGTTATGGTGGGGAATAGGCGGTTTTTTTTTTTTTCGGCTCAGCATGATGAGATAGATAAGGTAACTGATATTTATTTTGTAAAGACTTTGAGGATATTGGAGGATTTGGGATTGGAGGATACGCTTGTTAAGGCGGAGGTGTTTGCGGGGGCGGATGGTGTATTCTGTGGACTAGTTGAAGTTTTGAATTTATTGGAGGATTCTGAGTGTAAAATATATTCTTTAGAGGAGGGTGAAAGGTTTTCGAAGAAGGAGGTTGTCTTGAGGATTGAGGGGAGGTATTCGGAGTTTGGGTTGTATGAAACCGCAATCTTAGGGGTGTTGGCAAGTTCTTCTGGCTGGGCTACGGCAGCCCATAAGTGTAAGGAGGCTGCTGGTGACAAGCCTGTTGTATGTTTTGGTTCGAGGCATGTGCACCCTTCTGTGGCGCCAGTCATGGAGAGGGCGGCGAGGGTGGGTGGCGCGGATGGTGTTAGTTGTGTTTTGGCCGCCGAGATCCTGGGGGTTAAACCATTAGGTACTGTGCCCCATGCCGCCATGCTAATAGCTGGTAGTACTGAAAGGATAGCCACCACTTATGATAAGATAATGCCAGAGGATGAGCCTAGGATAATCCCTGTAGACACCTTTAAGGATGAAGCGCAAGAATCATTGGATATTGCGAGGATACTTGGCAAAAGATTGGATGGGGTCCGCTTAGACACGCCAAAGGAGAGGGGTGGTGTGACGCCTGATCTAGTGCGTGAAGTTAGGAAGAGATTGGATCTTGAAGGGTTTTCACATGTTAAAATATTCGTGTCTGGCGGGTTAAACCCTGAGAAAATAAGAGTGCTTGGCGAGGCAGGGGCTGACGCGTTTGGCGTTGGATGGTATATTTCAGCCACTCCTCCAATTGAAATGACAATGGATATAAAAGAGGTGGATGGGAAGCCCGTGGCTAAGAGGGGTAGGATACCTGGGATAACAGAAAATAAGAGGTTGAAGAGGGTTAAATAGGATTACATTAGGCTTTGTTCTTTGACATTGAACATGAAAGCTGCTAATAGGACCATTATAATAGCAAATATTGTCACTACAAGTATGTTAATAGCTAATGGGAACACTGACCTGTGAAGTATTATGTAGCGTAGAGCGTCCACTCCATAAGTTAAAGGGTTCATGTAAACCGCATTTTTCAGCCAAATTGGCAGTCCTGTTATAGGGAATAGGGCGCCGCTAAGGAGGAATATTGGCAATACTATGAAACTCATTATAAGGTTGAATCCTTCCATGCTATCTGTGAATGCTGCTATCAACAATCCTAGGCCGCCGAAGCCTAATGATATTATCAATGAAAGTATCATTGTAGTGATGAAACATGCTGGCGTCATTGTAATTTCCACGATGAATGATAGTATTAGTAGGATGGTTGTTTGTATCATTGAGGCCGTGCTTATGCCCAGGGCCTTTCCAAGGACTATTGACGGTCTCGATATCGGGGCTACCAGTATTTCTTTGAGGAAACCGTATTGTCTGTCTATTATTACAGAGACTCCTGAGAATATGCTTGTGAATAGTATGGTTTGGCCTATTATGCCCGGGTAGATGAATGCTCTGTATCCTCCTGGGATTCCCCCGAATCTTACTGAAGCTCCGAGTCCTGTTCCGAATATGATTAGCCAGAGGAGTGGCGTTACTATGGAGGTGACTATCCTTGATCTGTAACGTAGGAATCTTTTCATTTCCCTTAACCATATGGTGTAGATGCCTTCTATTTCACCCATAATTGGTCACTTTATCCTGGTTCCTGTATATTTTATGAAGACGTCTTCGAGTGTTGGATGTTCTAGTTCCACTGATTTTATCTGGAAGCCTTGTTGTGTTGCGAAGTTTACTATCGCTGGTATGAGGTTTTCTCCCCTTTCTACCATGAGTTTTATCATGCTCCCGGTATTGTAAGCTTCTTTCACCCCAGCTAATTCTATGATCTTATCTGCGAATTCTCTGGGCTTGTTGGTTTTTATTTTTATCGTGTCTGCTTTTAGTTCTCTTTTGAGTTTTGCTGGTGTGTCTGCTTTTATGATTTTTCCACGGTTCATTATGGCTACTTTGTCGCAGAGTTTGTCGGCTTCTTCCATATAGTGTGTTGTGAGTAGTACTGTTACCTTTTCTTCTCTGTTGAGTTGTTTTATGTATTTCCAGATGCTTTCGCGTGTCTGGGGATCCAAGCCTAGTGTTGGCTCATCTAGGAATAGGACCCTTGGGTGGTGTATGAGTCCTCTTCCTATTTCTAGTCTGCGTTTCATGCCACCTGAGTATGTTTTAACATATTCGTCGGCTTTTTCTCCGAGGGCTATCAGTTCTAGCACTTCCTCTATCCTTTTTTCCCTTATTCTCTTAGGGACTCCGTATAATGCTGCGTGCATTTCTAGGTGTTCTCTTCCTGTTAGCATGTCATCGAGTGCCCTGGATTGGAATACTATGCCTATGGATGCTCTTACCTTCTCTGGTTCCTTGATGACGTCGTGTCCGTTCACTTTCGCCGTGCCGCTTGTTGGCTTGAGTATTGTGCACAACATTGATATTAGGGTTGTTTTACCGGCCCCGTTGGGTCCTAGTATCGCGTAGATGTCCTCCTCTGGTACTTTCAAGTCTACTTTGTCCACTGCTGTGAAGTTGTCATATTTTTTGGTTATTTTTTCTGTTTCGATGATGTAATCCATGGCCACCCCCCTGGAGTGTTAAAGCTATCCTCTTTTTTTTGTTCCCTATGGGGATTATTCTATTAGAAAGATTTATTATGAATTGTTGGTAATAACTTTTTTTAGTTAGCCTTTCACCTTGGGGGTGAATTTTCATGAGAGAGTCTCCTAGGCCTGTTGATAAGACTCCGACTGGTATTTGGGGTGTTGATATTATTACCAGGGGTGGTTTGCCTCGTGGCCGTAATACTCTTGTTTTTGGAGGTCCTGGTACGGGTAAAACGTTTTTTGCCATGGAGTTTCTGGTTAATGGTGCTAGTGTTTATGATGAGCCTGGTGTGATGGTAAGTTTTGAAGAGAGTGAGGATAATATTATTGAAAATTTCAGGTCTGATGATTTGCTCAGGGAGCTTATAAGGGAGAATAAGATTTTTATAGAAGATTTTTCATCTACTAAAGATTTTGAGAGTGGTGATTATAGTTTAGAGGCTTTGTTCATGCGTCTTGATCGTCTTGATGATGCTATAAAGAGGGTGGGTGCCAAAAGGATAGTGCTCGACAAGATCGATAACCTATTTTCACACTTTGAAAAGAAAGCGATCATAAGGTCCGAGCTTTTACAACTTATAGAATGGTTGAATAGCAGGGGACTTACAAGTGTGTTTACAACTGGTGAAAATCCTTATGGTGGGGCGGCCCATGGCCTTGAGGAGTATGTATCAGATTGTGTTATCCATCTTAAACATCGTTATAAAGATCATATTGGCACCCGGTATATGACAATAAAAAAGTATAGGGGTTCTGAGCATGGTTTGAACGAATATCCGATGCTCATAAACTCTAAAGGTTTGTCATTGTTCCCTATAACATCTCTTAGACTTGATTATACTGTGAGTCGTAGGATTGTGTCAAGTGGTATCCCTGAACTTGACAATATACTTGGCGGCGGATTTTATCAGGGGTCATCTGTGCTTATCTCAGGGACTAGTGGGACTGGTAAAACAAGTTTTGTGGCCAAATTTGCCTATGAAGCCTGTGAGAGAGGTGAAAGGTGTCTTTTATTTGCTAATGAGGAGCCTGCGGATCAGATAATCCGTAACATGGCCTCTGTTGGGATAGATCTTGAAAAGTTTAGTAGTCACAATCTCCTGATCCATTCTGAAAGACCCACTACATTGGGCCTAGAAGCTCATTTGACGGCTATGCAGGATCTTGTACGTGAATTCGAACCAGACCATGTTATAATAGATCCTATATCCGCGCTTACAGAGGCCGGTTTTGGCGTGAAAGACCTTTTTGTAAGGTTCACAGATTTCTTGAAGAATCGTAAGATAACCTCTATCTTAACATACCTTACAAAAGGTGGTTCGCCCTTGACAACTACAGAAATACACTTGTCCTCTCTCATAGATACTTGGGTTATACTCCAACAAGTAGAAAAAGGGGGATATTATGCTAATATTTTAAGGGTG
The sequence above is drawn from the Methanothermobacter tenebrarum genome and encodes:
- the kaiC gene encoding circadian clock protein KaiC; this encodes MRESPRPVDKTPTGIWGVDIITRGGLPRGRNTLVFGGPGTGKTFFAMEFLVNGASVYDEPGVMVSFEESEDNIIENFRSDDLLRELIRENKIFIEDFSSTKDFESGDYSLEALFMRLDRLDDAIKRVGAKRIVLDKIDNLFSHFEKKAIIRSELLQLIEWLNSRGLTSVFTTGENPYGGAAHGLEEYVSDCVIHLKHRYKDHIGTRYMTIKKYRGSEHGLNEYPMLINSKGLSLFPITSLRLDYTVSRRIVSSGIPELDNILGGGFYQGSSVLISGTSGTGKTSFVAKFAYEACERGERCLLFANEEPADQIIRNMASVGIDLEKFSSHNLLIHSERPTTLGLEAHLTAMQDLVREFEPDHVIIDPISALTEAGFGVKDLFVRFTDFLKNRKITSILTYLTKGGSPLTTTEIHLSSLIDTWVILQQVEKGGYYANILRVLKSRGLKHSKKPVEFKLTSKGIKILGGE
- a CDS encoding nicotinate phosphoribosyltransferase, translated to MVGNRRFFFFSAQHDEIDKVTDIYFVKTLRILEDLGLEDTLVKAEVFAGADGVFCGLVEVLNLLEDSECKIYSLEEGERFSKKEVVLRIEGRYSEFGLYETAILGVLASSSGWATAAHKCKEAAGDKPVVCFGSRHVHPSVAPVMERAARVGGADGVSCVLAAEILGVKPLGTVPHAAMLIAGSTERIATTYDKIMPEDEPRIIPVDTFKDEAQESLDIARILGKRLDGVRLDTPKERGGVTPDLVREVRKRLDLEGFSHVKIFVSGGLNPEKIRVLGEAGADAFGVGWYISATPPIEMTMDIKEVDGKPVAKRGRIPGITENKRLKRVK
- a CDS encoding ABC transporter permease; this encodes MGEIEGIYTIWLREMKRFLRYRSRIVTSIVTPLLWLIIFGTGLGASVRFGGIPGGYRAFIYPGIIGQTILFTSIFSGVSVIIDRQYGFLKEILVAPISRPSIVLGKALGISTASMIQTTILLILSFIVEITMTPACFITTMILSLIISLGFGGLGLLIAAFTDSMEGFNLIMSFIVLPIFLLSGALFPITGLPIWLKNAVYMNPLTYGVDALRYIILHRSVFPLAINILVVTIFAIIMVLLAAFMFNVKEQSLM
- a CDS encoding ATP-binding cassette domain-containing protein produces the protein MDYIIETEKITKKYDNFTAVDKVDLKVPEEDIYAILGPNGAGKTTLISMLCTILKPTSGTAKVNGHDVIKEPEKVRASIGIVFQSRALDDMLTGREHLEMHAALYGVPKRIREKRIEEVLELIALGEKADEYVKTYSGGMKRRLEIGRGLIHHPRVLFLDEPTLGLDPQTRESIWKYIKQLNREEKVTVLLTTHYMEEADKLCDKVAIMNRGKIIKADTPAKLKRELKADTIKIKTNKPREFADKIIELAGVKEAYNTGSMIKLMVERGENLIPAIVNFATQQGFQIKSVELEHPTLEDVFIKYTGTRIK